One genomic region from Candidatus Methylomirabilota bacterium encodes:
- a CDS encoding Fe-S-containing hydro-lyase yields the protein MIRTAPDGIKEVSPPLSDADIEALKAGDRVRITGVLYTARDAAHGRLFPLIEKGQPLPIDVRGQIIYYTGPSPARPGDVVGSIGPTTGGRMDTFTPALHKLGLKATIGKGGRSQAVKDALRQYKAVYFGAIGGAGAVLSQFVKKLSIVAYEDLGTEAIRRLEVEDFPVIVVNDCWGGDLYQDGMKAYAREGP from the coding sequence ATGATCAGGACCGCGCCCGACGGGATCAAGGAGGTAAGCCCCCCGCTGAGCGACGCCGACATCGAGGCGCTCAAGGCGGGCGACCGGGTGCGGATCACCGGCGTCCTCTACACCGCGCGAGATGCCGCCCACGGCCGGCTGTTCCCGCTGATCGAGAAGGGTCAGCCGCTGCCGATCGACGTCAGGGGCCAGATCATCTACTACACGGGTCCGTCGCCGGCCCGCCCGGGTGACGTCGTGGGCTCCATCGGCCCCACGACGGGCGGCCGGATGGACACGTTCACGCCCGCGCTCCACAAACTGGGGCTCAAGGCGACGATCGGCAAGGGCGGGCGCTCCCAGGCGGTGAAGGACGCCCTCCGGCAGTACAAGGCCGTCTACTTCGGGGCCATCGGCGGCGCTGGCGCCGTGCTCTCGCAATTCGTCAAGAAGCTTTCAATAGTCGCCTACGAAGATCTCGGTACTGAAGCTATTCGTCGTCTCGAAGTCGAAGACTTCCCCGTGATCGTGGTCAACGACTGCTGGGGCGGCGACCTCTATCAGGACGGGATGAAGGCGTACGCGCGAGAGGGCCCATGA